A window of the Schlesneria paludicola DSM 18645 genome harbors these coding sequences:
- the murG gene encoding undecaprenyldiphospho-muramoylpentapeptide beta-N-acetylglucosaminyltransferase: MKTVSSSTDESRVHQSMTSAATYIFAGGGTGGHLFPGIAVAHQLLADDPGSRIVFVGSTRAIESMIVSEHHFEHQVLPVEPSTTLKRNPFRFLWQNGRACRQASRLLLELQPTAVIGLGGFASAPLVWAASRLKIPVVLLEQNVIPGRTTRWLCRFANRVCISFEQSRLRLRATSDVVMTGNAVREQIAVLYDRAAPLSADLTSRTIRLLILGGSQGAESLNDAVVSAIRQLKGDRILWKIAHQSGPRQAAQIAEAYRELGISAVVEPFFRDMPGEYANADWIISRAGATTLAELACAGLPMILLPYPQSADDHQRANAQVFVDQGAAMMVEHVEPKEDTAANLARAMAALAADPDRRRKMGWAARALARPKAARNIADAILQTVNDTHRSKR; this comes from the coding sequence ATGAAAACCGTCTCGAGCTCAACCGACGAAAGCCGAGTTCACCAGTCGATGACGTCCGCAGCAACCTATATTTTCGCTGGTGGCGGTACGGGAGGCCATCTGTTCCCAGGCATCGCCGTCGCGCATCAATTGCTTGCGGATGATCCTGGGTCGCGCATTGTCTTTGTGGGGTCCACACGCGCCATTGAATCGATGATTGTCAGCGAACATCACTTTGAGCATCAGGTGCTTCCGGTCGAACCCTCGACCACACTGAAGCGGAACCCGTTTCGTTTCCTCTGGCAGAATGGACGAGCCTGCCGACAGGCCTCGCGTCTGCTATTGGAACTGCAACCGACGGCCGTCATCGGTCTGGGTGGGTTCGCGAGCGCTCCGCTGGTCTGGGCCGCGAGTCGACTTAAAATTCCTGTCGTCCTACTGGAACAAAATGTCATCCCGGGGCGTACGACACGTTGGCTTTGTCGGTTCGCCAATCGAGTTTGTATTTCGTTCGAACAATCCAGATTGCGATTGCGGGCAACCAGTGACGTGGTCATGACGGGAAACGCCGTTCGTGAACAGATCGCTGTGCTCTACGATCGGGCAGCGCCGCTTTCTGCAGACCTGACCAGCCGGACAATCCGACTATTGATTCTTGGCGGCAGTCAGGGGGCCGAATCGCTGAATGACGCAGTCGTATCTGCGATCCGTCAGTTGAAAGGCGATCGCATCCTCTGGAAAATCGCGCACCAATCGGGGCCACGACAGGCCGCTCAGATCGCCGAGGCCTATCGTGAGCTGGGGATCTCCGCCGTCGTCGAGCCATTCTTTCGTGATATGCCAGGTGAATACGCAAACGCTGATTGGATTATCTCACGAGCGGGGGCCACTACTTTGGCCGAACTTGCGTGTGCCGGACTTCCGATGATCCTGCTTCCCTATCCGCAGTCCGCCGACGACCACCAACGGGCGAACGCTCAGGTCTTCGTCGACCAGGGGGCGGCGATGATGGTCGAACATGTCGAGCCGAAAGAAGACACCGCAGCGAATCTGGCTCGAGCCATGGCCGCGTTGGCAGCCGATCCTGATCGACGCCGCAAGATGGGTTGGGCCGCGCGCGCGCTTGCGCGGCCCAAAGCCGCGCGGAACATCGCCGATGCCATTCTTCAGACGGTCAACGACACGCATCGGAGCAAGCGTTGA
- the solA gene encoding N-methyl-L-tryptophan oxidase, whose amino-acid sequence MQAANRSEFDTIVLGVGGMGSAACFELARRGQRVLGLEQFSLVHDHGSSHGESRIIRKAYFEHPDYVPLLHRAYERWHALEHATGQELFSPTGLVLSGPPDGETIQGARHSANLHGLDLIDLTPAEACQRFPGMQFPADHAVAFEPGAGTLFVEQCVRAHLDEAVRHGAVLHEQEQVLNWSSDGQTIRVRTSVGEYRANHLVITAGAWANECLVDVGVALTVLRKFVGWFPIQRAGEYSAATGTPTYFFELGQHTFYGFPSFDGTSLKMAEHSGGEPVADRSRVDRECHPADLDRLQSFLSAQLPGIGLKPVKHSACLYTMTSDQHFVVDRHPRWKNVAFAAGFSGHGFKFCSVIGEILADLVTEGRASLPIEFLSLARPGLEFRPK is encoded by the coding sequence ATGCAGGCAGCGAACAGGTCAGAGTTCGACACGATCGTGCTCGGCGTTGGCGGGATGGGTTCCGCTGCCTGCTTCGAGCTTGCACGGCGCGGGCAGCGTGTCTTGGGCTTGGAGCAGTTCTCGCTGGTTCATGATCATGGCAGTTCCCACGGCGAATCGCGGATCATCCGAAAAGCGTACTTTGAGCACCCGGACTATGTGCCGCTCTTGCATCGTGCCTACGAACGCTGGCACGCACTGGAACACGCGACAGGACAAGAACTCTTCAGCCCGACGGGACTCGTCCTGTCGGGACCGCCTGACGGCGAAACGATTCAAGGAGCCCGGCATTCCGCGAATCTGCACGGACTGGACCTGATCGACCTGACTCCAGCCGAAGCATGCCAGCGTTTCCCCGGCATGCAATTTCCCGCGGACCACGCCGTCGCCTTCGAACCAGGAGCCGGAACACTGTTCGTCGAACAATGCGTCCGTGCGCATCTCGACGAGGCGGTGCGGCATGGTGCAGTCCTGCATGAGCAGGAACAGGTTCTGAACTGGTCTTCTGACGGACAGACGATTCGAGTCCGCACCAGCGTCGGTGAATACCGGGCAAATCACCTGGTGATCACCGCTGGCGCATGGGCGAACGAGTGCCTTGTCGATGTCGGGGTCGCGCTCACGGTCCTTCGCAAGTTCGTGGGCTGGTTTCCCATTCAACGTGCGGGCGAGTACTCAGCCGCCACGGGAACTCCCACCTATTTCTTCGAGTTGGGGCAGCATACGTTCTATGGCTTCCCCAGTTTCGACGGTACTTCTCTCAAGATGGCCGAACATTCGGGTGGTGAACCCGTTGCCGATCGGAGCCGAGTCGATCGGGAATGCCATCCTGCGGACCTGGATCGATTGCAGTCGTTTTTAAGTGCACAACTACCGGGAATTGGCCTCAAACCCGTCAAGCACTCCGCTTGCCTATACACGATGACGTCCGATCAGCATTTTGTGGTCGACCGGCATCCGCGTTGGAAAAACGTCGCATTCGCAGCCGGCTTTTCGGGACACGGATTCAAATTCTGCTCGGTGATTGGCGAAATTCTGGCCGATCTGGTCACCGAAGGGCGGGCCTCACTGCCAATCGAGTTCTTATCGCTGGCGCGACCGGGCCTCGAGTTTCGCCCGAAATAG
- the lysA gene encoding diaminopimelate decarboxylase yields MQSFSYRNGDLYCEDVSVSKLAEQYGTPLWVYSKAFILGQLKQIQTAFAEVDPVICYSVKANSTLGILQVIRDAGCSFDVVSGGELYRVKAAGAETTKVVFAGVGKTDEEIRFALESDILMFDVESEQELDAIAAVAGSMGLVGRVVLRLNPDIDAKTHSKTTTGKKGNKFGMDIERFRELAAKVLRDKRLALKGIHMHLGSPILTTDPYAAAGRKAVEVVEALRRDGHDINWINLGGGFGISYRGNEGLPASAYAEVIVPSVKEAKCRLALEPGRFVVGNSCVLVSRVVYTKREGGKLFVIQDGAMNDLIRPAMYDSFHRVWPVKPAVAMPDDVEGEIPGCEKTDVVGPICESSDYFAKDRYLPAMKRDDLLATFSAGAYGTAMSSNYNSRPRATELLVDGSTVKVIRRRETYEDLVAHELG; encoded by the coding sequence ATGCAGTCATTTTCTTATCGCAACGGTGACCTCTATTGCGAAGATGTTTCGGTTTCGAAGTTGGCCGAACAATACGGCACGCCGCTTTGGGTGTATTCCAAAGCGTTCATCCTCGGACAACTGAAGCAGATTCAAACCGCGTTCGCCGAAGTGGACCCGGTCATTTGCTACTCGGTCAAAGCGAATTCCACGCTGGGCATCCTGCAAGTGATTCGCGATGCGGGCTGCAGTTTTGACGTCGTATCGGGCGGCGAACTCTATCGCGTGAAAGCTGCCGGGGCCGAAACAACAAAGGTCGTTTTCGCAGGGGTTGGCAAGACCGACGAAGAAATTCGATTCGCTCTCGAGAGCGATATTCTGATGTTCGACGTCGAAAGCGAACAGGAACTCGATGCGATCGCCGCCGTCGCCGGCAGCATGGGTCTGGTCGGTCGCGTGGTGCTGCGACTGAACCCGGATATCGATGCCAAGACGCATTCGAAGACAACAACCGGGAAGAAGGGGAACAAGTTCGGCATGGATATCGAACGGTTCCGCGAACTGGCCGCGAAAGTCTTGCGAGACAAGCGGCTGGCACTGAAGGGCATTCATATGCACCTTGGTTCGCCGATCCTCACGACGGATCCTTATGCGGCCGCCGGACGCAAAGCGGTCGAAGTCGTCGAAGCACTGCGCCGCGATGGACACGATATCAACTGGATCAACCTCGGCGGTGGTTTCGGAATCAGTTATCGCGGCAACGAAGGATTGCCAGCGTCAGCGTATGCCGAAGTCATTGTTCCGTCCGTGAAGGAAGCCAAGTGCCGCTTGGCGCTGGAACCCGGCCGATTCGTCGTCGGGAACTCGTGCGTGCTCGTCAGCCGCGTGGTCTACACCAAGCGAGAAGGCGGAAAACTGTTCGTGATTCAAGACGGTGCCATGAACGACCTGATCCGTCCGGCAATGTACGACTCGTTCCATCGCGTCTGGCCAGTCAAGCCGGCCGTGGCCATGCCAGATGACGTCGAAGGGGAAATCCCCGGCTGCGAGAAAACCGACGTCGTGGGGCCGATCTGTGAATCAAGTGATTACTTTGCCAAGGACCGGTATCTTCCTGCGATGAAGCGGGACGACTTGCTAGCAACGTTCAGCGCCGGGGCGTATGGAACGGCGATGAGTAGCAACTACAACTCGCGGCCACGTGCGACGGAATTGCTGGTCGACGGATCGACGGTCAAAGTCATTCGCCGTCGTGAGACCTACGAAGATCTGGTCGCGCACGAACTGGGCTGA
- a CDS encoding aspartate-semialdehyde dehydrogenase — protein MFGTMAMVGATGAVGRIMLQLLEERPMLAKTYRFLASSRSAGSKLKFKDREYTVELLEPAAFKGVDLVIASTPDEVAAEFLPHAVAAGCKVIDESGFFRMKPDVALVIPEINPQDALNAKGIIASPNCSTTQMVMALKPLHDAAKVKRVIVSTYQAVSGAGLQGTEDLIEGTRANLAGTAYEHKVFKSPIAFNAIPQIGGFKEQGYTSEEMKMVYETRKILGDQSILVSATCVRIPVANCHSETILVETERPVSVEEAKKLFAAFPGIKVVDDETQGGYPMPNTCTGSDLVYVGRIRKDLTNPNGLNFWCVSDNLRKGAATNAVQIAELLAKHHKA, from the coding sequence GTGTTTGGAACAATGGCGATGGTGGGAGCGACCGGCGCGGTGGGTCGCATCATGTTGCAGCTTCTGGAAGAAAGGCCGATGCTCGCCAAAACGTATCGGTTTCTCGCTTCATCCCGTAGCGCCGGTTCCAAACTGAAATTCAAAGACCGCGAGTACACCGTCGAGCTGCTCGAACCAGCCGCCTTCAAAGGCGTCGATCTGGTCATCGCCAGCACGCCAGATGAAGTTGCGGCCGAGTTTCTGCCGCATGCCGTTGCCGCCGGATGTAAAGTCATCGACGAATCGGGCTTTTTCCGTATGAAGCCGGATGTCGCTCTGGTCATTCCGGAAATCAATCCGCAAGACGCCCTGAATGCCAAAGGGATCATCGCCAGCCCCAATTGCTCGACGACCCAGATGGTTATGGCGCTGAAGCCGCTGCACGACGCCGCCAAAGTCAAACGCGTGATCGTCAGTACCTATCAGGCGGTCAGCGGCGCTGGCCTGCAAGGGACGGAAGACTTGATCGAAGGAACGCGAGCTAACCTGGCGGGCACGGCTTACGAACACAAAGTGTTCAAGTCGCCGATCGCCTTCAATGCCATCCCCCAGATCGGCGGATTCAAGGAACAGGGTTACACCAGCGAAGAAATGAAGATGGTCTACGAGACTCGCAAGATTCTCGGAGATCAATCCATTCTGGTCTCGGCGACCTGCGTCCGCATCCCTGTCGCCAACTGCCACAGCGAAACGATTCTCGTCGAGACCGAACGACCCGTCTCGGTCGAAGAAGCCAAGAAGCTGTTCGCCGCCTTCCCCGGAATAAAGGTTGTCGATGACGAAACGCAGGGCGGCTATCCAATGCCCAACACCTGCACCGGCAGCGATCTGGTGTATGTCGGCCGAATTCGCAAAGACCTGACCAATCCTAACGGGCTGAATTTCTGGTGTGTCAGCGACAACCTTCGCAAGGGAGCCGCCACAAACGCCGTACAGATCGCGGAACTGCTGGCCAAGCATCACAAGGCTTGA
- a CDS encoding PEGA domain-containing protein: protein MSSFLRFQTQPRKYLRREMFALVLLVLSTSATGCVSRRMTFVSNPPGAMVLLEGREIGYSPASADFLYYGTRQVTMIKDGYETKTELVTVPAPWYQWPVIEFFADNFSPRRVTDRRVFSFDLAPKKIVPDEELRARARQLRSENQIGQ, encoded by the coding sequence ATGTCCTCATTTCTCCGATTTCAGACGCAGCCGCGGAAATATCTCCGAAGGGAAATGTTCGCGCTGGTCCTGTTGGTTTTGAGCACTTCAGCCACCGGCTGCGTCAGTCGCCGCATGACATTCGTTTCGAATCCACCGGGAGCGATGGTGTTGCTGGAAGGACGCGAAATTGGCTACTCGCCGGCGTCGGCCGACTTCCTGTACTACGGAACACGACAAGTCACGATGATCAAGGACGGATACGAGACCAAAACGGAACTCGTCACCGTTCCCGCTCCCTGGTACCAGTGGCCGGTCATCGAGTTCTTCGCCGACAACTTCTCACCACGTCGAGTCACTGATCGTCGTGTGTTTTCGTTTGACCTTGCGCCAAAGAAGATCGTTCCCGACGAAGAACTTCGTGCCCGGGCACGGCAACTTCGTAGCGAGAATCAGATCGGTCAGTGA
- a CDS encoding autotransporter outer membrane beta-barrel domain-containing protein, whose translation MANIRAKSHVNLLHNTLLKPDRASAIVPGRHLADARGRRLARACARTVCLAILSWMSTAAAMGQSINVGTSVDFNAAIQTINSNPTTAYTLNLTSGFTMGQQSPDFASNSNITLTGNTNTIDGAGSYQPLIIDSGTVTLQNLSITNTGQPTMVNGGTLVDKTGSLQGDVINNGAVAFNTSDSFTYTGDMSGTGSVLVTGTGTITFNGSNSYTGGTTVDAYTTLVGTTDSIQGNIVDNGVVTFNQSTAGTYAGAISGAGSVVISGTGAVTFTGANNYYGGTTISQGSTLIGSTDSLLGVITNGGTLKIDQATTGTLAGNVIGTGSVVIGGGGTVNLIGANFYSGGTTLTSGTTVIGNTDGIQGNFVNNGSVTIDQNAVGTYRGNMSGAGSMTLTGGGTITFTGVNSYTGGTSIGSGTTLIGSTSSLQGNIDVNGLLKVSQVASGTLSSNISGNGSVEINGAISMTGHNSYLGGTTVDAGGSLTGTSLAVQGNIVNNGSVTFQNMNALIPGGGGGVVTPAIVIPGMTSFTNTYSGNMSGTGSVHLTAGGPYSFFGTNTYTGGTTVDANALLYGNTNSIQGNIVNNGLVEISQGTNGTYAGNMSGTGGVGIGGGGTFTLSGTNTYLGGTTLGSLTTLIGTTNSLQGPILNDGTVRFDQTTSGTFAGAMNGAGKVEISGTGPVTFSGTNGYSGGTTINTGSILIGTTNSLQGAITNNGTVRFSQSASGAYLGNMTGTGHVDINGSGTVGFFGTNTYTGGTSINNGATLYIGGTTSGSLDVNNGGTLRGYGAVGSTFVHAGGTIAPNILNEPQVTFAPIYISYPLPTTSDPTAYSLKIDGHFTQGTGSTYTTALSAQGNDQIKVTGAAEIQDGARLNVVVDSGTYTVGKKYDILTAGDGISGKYSTVAFSSFNQHIEFVQVYSQNDLTLVVNSTLAGSATSANQLAIARAIDQSSGVATGDYANAVTQLTLLNGGALTGALNQLSGGIYPNLGTIERQTTTVEMQLLSNRLAGLSGPGIPPVNVAQRPTNVRLVSRQMESDPTLIPGDGRVAAQGSGWTTWGQGFGLGGSLNGDGNGSGVNYRLGGTLFGIERWLGERTLVGVLGGYSYTSLHDRQDSSNANINGFQVGLYELHRAESLYLSNIDAFGNNQYDVTRPINFGNVSQTATGSMNGNRWSHYTEAGMTFEADEIRIQPFIGLQYMYLDQGGMTESGAGTLNLSTDHQSISSVRNNFGVRAYQEATWGNTLVIPSISASYQHEWGNGTQLVTSSLAGAPTVQFTTAGTKVGRDFGLFTLGGTAFLTDNLSVYGLVDAQVASNYFAVIGSGGVQYAW comes from the coding sequence ATGGCCAACATTCGCGCAAAAAGCCATGTGAACCTGTTGCACAATACACTCTTGAAGCCAGATCGCGCATCCGCCATCGTGCCGGGGCGACACCTTGCAGACGCTCGAGGGCGACGTCTGGCGCGAGCCTGTGCCCGAACAGTCTGTCTCGCGATTCTCTCGTGGATGTCCACGGCAGCAGCCATGGGGCAGTCCATCAATGTGGGAACCTCTGTCGACTTCAATGCCGCCATTCAAACGATCAACAGCAATCCGACGACGGCCTACACGCTCAACTTGACGAGCGGATTCACCATGGGGCAGCAGTCCCCCGACTTCGCCAGCAATTCGAATATCACGCTGACGGGCAATACGAACACGATCGATGGGGCAGGATCTTACCAGCCGCTGATCATCGATAGTGGAACCGTCACACTGCAAAACCTAAGCATTACCAACACCGGACAACCCACCATGGTCAATGGGGGCACACTGGTCGATAAAACGGGTAGCCTACAAGGAGACGTCATCAACAATGGTGCTGTCGCGTTCAACACGTCCGACAGCTTTACCTACACGGGCGACATGTCAGGAACCGGTAGCGTGCTTGTCACGGGAACCGGAACGATCACCTTCAATGGCTCGAACAGCTACACCGGCGGCACAACGGTCGATGCCTATACGACCCTGGTGGGGACAACGGACAGTATCCAAGGAAATATCGTCGACAATGGTGTTGTCACATTCAATCAGTCGACCGCTGGAACATACGCGGGTGCGATCTCTGGTGCTGGAAGCGTCGTGATCTCCGGAACGGGAGCAGTCACATTCACCGGCGCCAATAACTATTACGGCGGAACAACGATCTCCCAAGGCAGCACACTCATTGGATCGACCGACAGCCTGTTGGGAGTCATCACAAACGGCGGAACGTTGAAAATCGATCAGGCCACCACAGGCACACTTGCCGGCAATGTGATCGGGACGGGAAGTGTCGTGATCGGTGGTGGTGGAACCGTCAACCTGATCGGAGCGAATTTCTACAGCGGGGGAACCACGCTCACCAGCGGTACGACGGTGATTGGGAATACTGACGGTATTCAGGGCAATTTCGTGAACAATGGCTCCGTGACCATCGATCAGAATGCCGTAGGGACCTACCGAGGAAACATGTCTGGCGCCGGGTCAATGACACTGACCGGTGGAGGGACCATCACATTCACAGGAGTCAACAGTTACACCGGAGGCACGTCCATTGGTAGCGGCACGACGCTGATTGGATCGACGAGCAGTCTTCAAGGGAACATCGACGTCAACGGTCTCTTGAAAGTTTCACAGGTTGCGAGCGGTACGTTGTCGAGCAACATTAGCGGGAACGGCAGCGTCGAAATCAATGGTGCAATTTCCATGACGGGTCACAATTCCTACTTGGGAGGAACCACGGTCGACGCGGGAGGATCGCTGACAGGGACCAGCCTCGCCGTCCAAGGCAACATCGTCAATAACGGGTCGGTGACCTTCCAGAATATGAACGCGTTGATTCCTGGTGGCGGCGGAGGTGTCGTCACGCCGGCCATCGTGATTCCGGGCATGACGTCATTCACCAATACCTATTCTGGGAACATGTCGGGAACCGGATCTGTCCACCTGACGGCGGGCGGTCCGTACTCGTTCTTCGGGACGAATACCTACACCGGCGGAACAACCGTGGATGCCAACGCACTCCTGTATGGCAACACGAATAGCATTCAGGGAAACATCGTCAACAACGGCCTGGTGGAAATCAGCCAAGGAACAAATGGAACTTATGCAGGCAATATGTCGGGAACGGGTGGGGTGGGGATTGGTGGCGGTGGTACGTTCACGTTGTCCGGAACAAACACGTATCTCGGCGGCACGACGCTCGGCAGCCTGACGACGTTGATCGGAACAACCAACAGCCTGCAGGGCCCTATTCTGAATGACGGCACGGTTCGATTCGATCAGACCACAAGCGGCACGTTTGCTGGCGCAATGAATGGAGCCGGGAAGGTCGAAATCAGCGGAACAGGACCGGTAACGTTTTCGGGAACAAACGGCTACAGCGGCGGGACGACGATCAACACCGGCAGCATCTTGATCGGCACCACGAACAGCCTGCAAGGTGCGATCACGAACAATGGAACCGTTCGTTTCAGCCAATCGGCAAGCGGGGCTTATCTGGGAAACATGACTGGAACCGGTCATGTCGACATCAATGGATCGGGCACGGTCGGATTCTTTGGGACCAACACCTACACTGGCGGCACATCGATTAACAATGGCGCGACCCTTTACATCGGCGGCACGACGAGTGGTTCACTCGATGTCAATAATGGCGGCACGCTGCGTGGTTATGGCGCGGTTGGAAGTACCTTCGTGCATGCCGGTGGGACGATCGCTCCCAATATTTTGAACGAACCTCAAGTCACATTCGCCCCCATCTATATCAGTTATCCACTTCCGACGACTTCCGATCCAACGGCCTACAGTTTGAAGATCGATGGTCACTTTACTCAGGGGACAGGCAGTACCTACACAACCGCATTGAGTGCCCAGGGGAATGATCAAATTAAGGTCACCGGCGCGGCCGAGATCCAAGATGGCGCCCGCCTCAACGTCGTTGTCGATTCAGGAACTTACACCGTTGGCAAAAAATATGACATTTTGACGGCGGGCGATGGAATTAGCGGCAAATATTCGACGGTCGCGTTTTCTTCGTTCAATCAACACATTGAGTTCGTACAGGTCTACAGCCAGAACGACCTGACCCTGGTGGTCAATTCCACGCTGGCGGGGTCGGCCACTTCCGCCAATCAGTTGGCGATCGCGAGGGCCATCGATCAAAGCAGTGGCGTTGCAACGGGCGACTATGCCAATGCTGTCACCCAACTCACCTTGCTGAACGGCGGAGCGCTGACAGGAGCCCTCAATCAACTGTCCGGCGGGATCTACCCCAACTTGGGCACGATCGAACGTCAGACGACAACCGTGGAAATGCAGCTTCTTAGCAACCGTCTGGCGGGATTGTCCGGTCCCGGTATTCCCCCGGTGAATGTCGCACAGCGACCGACAAACGTAAGACTAGTCTCACGACAGATGGAGAGTGACCCCACCCTCATTCCGGGTGACGGGCGAGTGGCCGCACAGGGCTCGGGCTGGACCACCTGGGGACAAGGTTTCGGCTTGGGCGGTAGCCTCAACGGCGATGGCAATGGAAGCGGCGTCAACTATCGCCTGGGTGGGACCTTGTTCGGAATCGAACGCTGGCTCGGCGAGAGGACCCTGGTCGGTGTGCTGGGAGGATACTCGTACACATCGCTCCACGATCGCCAGGACAGTTCGAACGCCAACATCAACGGCTTCCAGGTCGGCCTGTATGAACTGCACCGAGCCGAATCACTGTACCTGTCGAACATTGATGCCTTCGGAAACAATCAGTACGACGTGACCCGCCCGATCAATTTCGGAAACGTTTCTCAAACCGCGACGGGAAGCATGAACGGAAACCGCTGGTCGCACTACACCGAAGCAGGCATGACGTTTGAGGCCGACGAAATCCGCATTCAACCTTTTATCGGCCTCCAGTACATGTATCTCGACCAAGGGGGCATGACGGAATCAGGCGCCGGGACCTTGAACTTGAGTACCGACCACCAAAGCATCAGCAGCGTCCGAAACAATTTTGGTGTCAGGGCGTATCAGGAGGCAACCTGGGGCAACACACTCGTGATTCCATCGATCTCGGCCAGTTATCAGCACGAATGGGGCAATGGGACTCAGTTGGTCACGTCATCGCTGGCCGGTGCACCGACCGTCCAGTTCACCACGGCCGGAACCAAAGTGGGTCGCGATTTCGGACTGTTCACGCTGGGCGGAACCGCGTTCTTAACCGACAATTTAAGCGTCTATGGCCTGGTCGATGCGCAGGTGGCATCAAATTATTTTGCGGTGATCGGATCAGGCGGGGTGCAGTACGCGTGGTAG
- the aroC gene encoding chorismate synthase, protein MAGNSFGQAFRITTAGESHGPANVVILDGVPPGIPLTVDDLQVDLNRRRPGQSHIVTQRDESDTPEILSGVFDGRTTGTSLAILIRNQDQRSKDYGNIQHVYRPGHADYSFDAKYGFRDYRGGGRSSARETTVRVAAGVVAKKILQQAFDGRVVGYVTQVGDVKATVTNPASVTLDQVEKLPSGEPNIVRCPDLVAAAKMIELIETIRKEGDSIGGAAEIVAINIPAGLGEPVFDKIKADLAKALFSLPAVLAVEYGIGFGCVAMRGSEHNDHFLPDPEHPVHGHPGITTQTNRHGGMLGGITTGQPIILRAAVKPTSSLPIEQPTVTNQGEATTIRTKGRHDPCLLPRFIPMAEAMVAIVLADHWLRWRSQTIC, encoded by the coding sequence ATGGCAGGAAATTCATTTGGACAGGCGTTTCGAATCACGACGGCGGGCGAAAGCCACGGGCCCGCGAATGTGGTTATTCTCGATGGCGTTCCCCCCGGCATCCCGCTGACGGTCGACGATTTACAGGTCGATCTCAATCGCCGTCGGCCCGGCCAAAGTCACATCGTGACTCAGCGTGACGAATCCGACACGCCCGAGATTCTGTCCGGTGTGTTCGACGGACGGACAACCGGGACGAGTCTCGCCATTCTGATTCGCAATCAGGATCAGCGCAGCAAAGACTACGGCAATATTCAGCACGTGTATCGCCCCGGTCACGCCGACTACAGTTTCGACGCAAAGTATGGCTTTCGTGACTATCGCGGTGGGGGACGCTCGAGCGCCCGTGAAACCACTGTACGCGTCGCGGCGGGGGTCGTCGCCAAAAAGATCCTGCAGCAGGCATTTGACGGTCGGGTCGTCGGATATGTCACACAGGTGGGCGACGTGAAGGCCACTGTCACGAATCCTGCGAGTGTCACACTGGATCAAGTGGAAAAATTGCCCAGCGGCGAACCAAACATCGTTCGCTGTCCTGATCTTGTTGCAGCGGCGAAGATGATCGAACTGATCGAAACGATTCGAAAAGAAGGCGATTCGATCGGCGGAGCGGCCGAGATTGTTGCGATCAATATTCCCGCCGGGCTGGGTGAACCGGTCTTCGACAAAATCAAAGCCGATCTGGCAAAGGCCCTGTTCAGTCTGCCGGCCGTACTAGCCGTCGAATACGGGATTGGATTCGGCTGTGTCGCGATGCGCGGTAGTGAGCACAATGATCACTTCCTGCCCGATCCTGAACATCCCGTCCACGGACATCCGGGAATCACGACCCAGACGAATCGGCACGGCGGAATGCTGGGAGGAATCACGACCGGGCAACCGATCATTCTCCGTGCCGCGGTAAAACCGACCAGCAGCTTGCCGATTGAACAGCCGACAGTCACCAATCAAGGTGAAGCCACGACCATCCGCACGAAAGGCCGTCACGATCCGTGCCTGCTGCCACGGTTCATTCCAATGGCCGAAGCCATGGTCGCGATTGTTCTCGCCGATCACTGGCTGCGCTGGCGCAGCCAGACAATTTGCTGA